The following are encoded together in the Brassica napus cultivar Da-Ae chromosome A9, Da-Ae, whole genome shotgun sequence genome:
- the LOC106428887 gene encoding 50S ribosomal protein L12-3, chloroplastic-like, giving the protein MAATTLSIATTFRSSSYLTHASPHGFPPRPNTTFRIGSPSSTPTHRATHLRPVSAVEAPEKIEKIGSEISSLTLEEARVLVDYLQDKFGVSPLSLAPAAAAVAAPGDGGGAAVAVEEQTEFDVVIDEVPSNARIAVIKAVRALTSLALKEAKELIEGLPKKFKEGVTKDEAEEAKKQLEEAGAKVSIA; this is encoded by the coding sequence ATGGCAGCGACGACTCTCTCCATCGCAACCACATTCCGCTCCTCGTCTTACCTCACTCACGCTTCTCCCCATGGCTTCCCTCCCCGACCCAACACAACATTCCGCATCGGTTCACCTTCCTCCACACCGACCCACCGTGCAACCCACCTCCGTCCCGTCTCCGCCGTCGAAGCTCCGGAGAAGATCGAGAAGATTGGGTCCGAGATCTCTTCTCTGACGCTCGAGGAAGCCCGCGTCCTCGTTGACTACCTTCAGGACAAGTTCGGTGTGTCGCCGCTCTCGTTAGCTCCCGCTGCGGCGGCTGTGGCTGCTCCGGGGGACGGAGGTGGTGCGGCGGTTGCGGTGGAGGAGCAGACGGAGTTCGACGTGGTGATTGATGAAGTGCCGAGCAATGCGCGTATTGCTGTGATCAAAGCGGTGAGGGCTTTGACTAGCTTGGCGTTGAAGGAAGCGAAGGAGCTTATCGAAGGGTTGCCGAAGAAGTTTAAGGAAGGTGTGACGAAGGATgaagctgaagaagctaagaagCAGCTTGAAGAAGCTGGCGCCAAGGTTTCCATTgcttaa
- the LOC106428862 gene encoding trichome differentiation protein GL1-like produces the protein MDYVQTHGKGHWNRIVRKTGLKRCGKSCRLRWINYLSPSVNKGNFTEQEEDLIIRLHKLLGNRWSLIAKRVPGRTDNQVKNHWNTHLSKKFVGDYSSGVKTTGENKAPLLLSAATASSRQHQQDKICDKSFDGLVPASFENKPNADLTHRNVVVGNTNDPSLYFKERNIFDSSNAFWFNEDEFELMTSLAMMDFASGDIGY, from the exons ATGGACTATGTCCAGACTCACGGCAAAGGCCATTGGAATCGCATTGTCAGGAAAactg GGCTGAAGAGGTGTGGAAAAAGCTGTAGACTGAGATGGATAAATTATTTGAGCCCTAGTGTGAATAAAGGCAATTTCACTGAACAAGAAGAAGACCTCATTATTCGTCTCCACAAGCTCCTCGGCAACAG ATGGTCTTTAATAGCTAAAAGAGTACCTGGACGAACAGATAACCAAGTCAAGAATCACTGGAACACCCATCTCAGTAAGAAGTTCGTCGGAGATTATTCCTCCGGTGTCAAAACCACCGGAGAAAACAAAGCGCCACTGCTACTTTCAGCGGCCACAGCTTCTTCTCGTCAACACCAACAAGACAAAATATGCGACAAGAGCTTCGACGGCCTCGTACCAGCTTCGTTCGAGAATAAACCAAACGCGGATTTGACACATAGGAACGTTGTAGTAGGAAATACTAATGATCCAAGTCTGTACTTCAAAGAAAGAAACATCTTTGATAGCAGTAACGCTTTCTGGTTTaatgaagacgagttcgagctCATGACTTCATTGGCTATGATGGATTTTGCTTCGGGTGATATTGGCTACTAG